In the Alistipes provencensis genome, GTAGTTGGTCAGCGTATAGTAAAGCTCCGCATCCTCCTTCTCGCGGTCGAAGCCGCCGACCGTACCGATGGCGGGCAGTTCGACCACACGCACCAGCTTGCCGTCGTAGTCGTACTGGCGAATCCGGCTCTGCGCATCCTCGAGATAGGAAGCGAACAGGTAGCCGCCGGCCGAGCCGACACCTTCCAACAGGTTCTTTTCATCCTCGGGAATCACTGTCGCGATCTGAGCCGGACGGTTCAGGTCGATCTTCATCAGGGCGCAGTTCGACGCATTTTCGTTGGTCACATAGTAGAGCTGGTCGTCCTTGCAGTCGACGGGCATGTAGTCCGCGTCGAAGCCCGGAAGCAGGGTGCGGAATTTCGGCTCCGAAACTTTCTTATAGAGTATTTCGGTGCCCGACGTACCCTCCGAACCCACGATGAAGAGCCACTTGCCGTCCTCGGAAGGCACGGCCGAGAAATAACGCAGCGGGTGCGCCTTGTCCTCGTAGACGAGTTTGTCGGCCGACTGGGGCGTGCCCAACCTGTGGTAGTAAACTTTCTGGAACTCGTTCTTGGACGAGTAGGCGCTCTTTTTCGGAGCGTCGTAGGCGCTGTAGTAGAATCCCTTGGAATCGGGAGCCCACCGTGCGCCCGAGAACTTCACCCAGTTGATCCGATCCGCCGCCAGCGACTTATCGGCGGTGTCCATCACACGGATCTCCACCCAGTCGGAACCCGACGCGGCAGCCGAATAGGCGAACCAGCGGCCGTCCTTCGAGAACGACATGGCGGCCAGCGCCACCGTCCCGTCGTCGGAGAGCGTATTGGGATCAAGGAACACCTCGCCCGGGGTGCCCGGCTCCTTCGTGCGCCAGATCACCGCCTGATTCTGCAAACCGTCGTTATAAGTATAGTACCACCAGTCGCCGTGCTTCGCGGGAGCGCCCTCCTTGGGGTAGTTCCACAACTCGGTCAGCCGCTCGCGGATCGCCCCGCGGAACGGGATTTGCGAGAGATAGTCCTGAGTCACGGCGTTCTCGGCGGCGACCCATACGGCCGTCGCCTCGGAATTGTCGTCCTCGAGCCAGCGGTAGGGATCGGGAACTTCGGTACCGAAATAGTTGTCCACCACGTCGCCGCGCTCGGTCTCGGGGTAAGGCAGGTGTTTGATCTGTTTCATGTTGCTGCAACTTGCCGCCACCGCCGCTGCACCGAGCAGGACGGCGACTTTGTAGGAAAAATACTTCATAATTGAACCGTTTGGGTAATGATCGGGACAAAGTTATGAAAAATTCGATATTTTCAGTAATTTTGCCTATCGAAAACAACAGACTATGTACAACGAACTCAAAACGATAATCGAGCAGGCATGGGAAGACCGCGCACTGCTTCAGAACCCCGCCACGCAGCAGGCCGTGCGGCAGGTCGTGGAACTGGTGGACAAGGGACAACTGCGCACGGCGGAACCCGTCGACCCGGCCAAAAGCGAATGGAAAGTCAACGAATGGGTCAAGAAGGCCGTGATCCTCTACTTCCCGATCCAGCCCATGCGCAAGATGGAGGCCGGCGAACTGGAGTGGTACGACAAGATGGAGCTCAAACACGGCTACGAAGAGCTGGGCGTGCGCGTCGTACCCCACGCCGTGGCCCGTTACGGCGCCTACATCGCCCCGGGAGCCATCCTGATGCCCTCCTATGTGAACATCGGCGCCTATGTCGACACCGGCACGATGGTCGACACATGGGCCACGGTCGGCTCGTGCGCCCAGATCGGACGCCACGTCCACCTCTCGGGCGGCGTGGGCATCGGCGGCGTACTGGAGCCCGTGCAGGCCGCACCGGTCATCATCGAGGACAACTGCTTCATCGGCTCGCGCTGCATCGTGGTCGAGGGGGCGCACATCTGCCGCGAGGCGGTGCTGGGTTCGAACACCGTCATCACCGGCTCGACGCACATCATCGACGTCACGGGACCCGAGCCCGTCACCTATAAGGGTTATGTGCCGCCCCGCTCGGTGGTCGTCCCGGGCAGCTACCGCAAGCAGTTCCCGGCGGGCGAATACAGCGTCACCTGCGCGCTGATCATCGGCCAGCGCAAGGAGTCCACCGACAAGAAAACGTCGCTCAACAACGCCCTGCGCGACTTC is a window encoding:
- a CDS encoding prolyl oligopeptidase family serine peptidase encodes the protein MKYFSYKVAVLLGAAAVAASCSNMKQIKHLPYPETERGDVVDNYFGTEVPDPYRWLEDDNSEATAVWVAAENAVTQDYLSQIPFRGAIRERLTELWNYPKEGAPAKHGDWWYYTYNDGLQNQAVIWRTKEPGTPGEVFLDPNTLSDDGTVALAAMSFSKDGRWFAYSAAASGSDWVEIRVMDTADKSLAADRINWVKFSGARWAPDSKGFYYSAYDAPKKSAYSSKNEFQKVYYHRLGTPQSADKLVYEDKAHPLRYFSAVPSEDGKWLFIVGSEGTSGTEILYKKVSEPKFRTLLPGFDADYMPVDCKDDQLYYVTNENASNCALMKIDLNRPAQIATVIPEDEKNLLEGVGSAGGYLFASYLEDAQSRIRQYDYDGKLVRVVELPAIGTVGGFDREKEDAELYYTLTNYTSPATVYKYDIASGTSTLYKAPEVKFDPAQFTTEQVFFTSKDGTKVPMFITYRKGLKRDGKNPCMLYAYGGFQINLTPGFTPTTILFVEQGGIYCEANLRGGSEYGEAWHKAGMLENKQNVFDDFIAAAEYLVAEKYTSPDKLAIRGGSNGGLLVGACEVQRPDLYAVCFPAVGVMDMLRYHKFTIGWGWAVEYGSSDNEEQFSYIYKYSPLHNIKEGVKYPATLVATADHDDRVVPAHSFKFAAAMQHAQAGDAPILIRIESKAGHGAGKPTSKRIDEATDQYAFLFQNIGVAYKAVKK
- a CDS encoding 2,3,4,5-tetrahydropyridine-2,6-dicarboxylate N-succinyltransferase codes for the protein MYNELKTIIEQAWEDRALLQNPATQQAVRQVVELVDKGQLRTAEPVDPAKSEWKVNEWVKKAVILYFPIQPMRKMEAGELEWYDKMELKHGYEELGVRVVPHAVARYGAYIAPGAILMPSYVNIGAYVDTGTMVDTWATVGSCAQIGRHVHLSGGVGIGGVLEPVQAAPVIIEDNCFIGSRCIVVEGAHICREAVLGSNTVITGSTHIIDVTGPEPVTYKGYVPPRSVVVPGSYRKQFPAGEYSVTCALIIGQRKESTDKKTSLNNALRDFGVSV